One part of the Candidatus Bathyarchaeota archaeon genome encodes these proteins:
- a CDS encoding NAD-dependent epimerase/dehydratase family protein, with product MKNKKILVTGGASFIASHLVDTLLKTGADVVAADDFSSGKLENLEYPFTKKNVDKWVYKNLTVYRGDLKDRNFTRHMVDGVDVVFHLAALHGGRGYIDTHPAECSSNMILDQLVFEEACRAGVDRVCFASSACIYPSYLQEQAGSKYLLKETDADPFVRDKAFADLEYGWAKLMGEMALRAYHREFGMKTASVRIFTAYGPRENETHAIVALIAKAFIKMDPYSIWGSGEQDRNFTYVQDIVDALVLASQKIEDGTAVNAGRSDRLTINQAADLVFDLAGWKPKSIQRDLSKPQGVTSRAADLDRARALLDWSPKVSYEEGFKKTIEWYIANHDVEAVKANLEKALVER from the coding sequence ATGAAAAATAAAAAAATCTTGGTGACAGGCGGAGCATCTTTCATCGCCAGCCACCTAGTTGACACACTCCTAAAAACCGGCGCTGATGTGGTGGCAGCTGACGACTTCTCCAGTGGAAAGCTAGAAAATTTAGAGTACCCCTTTACAAAGAAAAACGTAGACAAATGGGTTTACAAAAACCTAACTGTTTACCGGGGGGACCTCAAAGACCGCAACTTCACACGGCACATGGTAGACGGCGTCGACGTGGTTTTTCACCTTGCAGCCCTCCATGGGGGAAGAGGATACATAGATACGCACCCCGCTGAATGCTCCTCAAACATGATACTAGACCAGCTGGTTTTTGAGGAAGCCTGCAGGGCAGGGGTTGATCGAGTATGCTTTGCAAGCTCAGCATGCATTTACCCCTCGTATCTGCAGGAGCAGGCAGGGTCTAAGTATCTGCTTAAAGAAACAGACGCAGACCCCTTTGTCCGCGATAAAGCCTTTGCTGACTTAGAGTACGGTTGGGCGAAGCTTATGGGGGAAATGGCTCTCAGGGCCTACCATAGAGAATTCGGCATGAAAACAGCCTCGGTGAGAATCTTCACAGCCTATGGCCCCCGAGAAAACGAAACCCATGCAATTGTGGCCTTAATCGCGAAGGCATTCATAAAAATGGATCCCTACAGCATCTGGGGCAGCGGCGAACAGGACCGCAACTTCACGTATGTCCAAGACATCGTGGATGCCCTGGTTTTGGCGTCTCAGAAAATTGAGGATGGCACAGCGGTGAATGCTGGACGCAGCGACCGCTTGACCATAAACCAGGCTGCTGACCTCGTCTTTGACCTTGCCGGCTGGAAGCCAAAGAGTATACAGCGGGATTTAAGCAAGCCGCAGGGAGTTACCTCACGCGCCGCCGACCTAGATAGGGCACGTGCACTGCTGGATTGGTCCCCAAAGGTTTCCTACGAAGAAGGCTTCAAGAAGACAATCGAGTGGTACATTGC
- a CDS encoding flippase-like domain-containing protein: protein MSEQNSVPGPEKRGIRGRIRMRTVIQLVVGVAILLWLLQLANIGETFNAILQANLLYLMGAAVCFILASALVGLALYVPLKESNPHASISRVVLASFGGQLLSDVTPARSGYFITPVFVNRLAGIPVEQGMTGVLATGSINALLKAVICSVGLGYFITFLPLPAAVVDSLIVGIAVLLIGGSVLLLLMWEKRMSRFVLKLEKLPLIGKKLGVFTGMFADVQKEGQKVKRSLIAVALLIFLSLAVNAAALYLIFGGLWQSSLSLLDFFLMACFASALTYVPITIAGLGVQETGYVLVLSLLLGLPLTAVDPRLLAFALITRALFTGTDIIGLGPLIKVGLKPDAAKTSPLSGLNRKLPDV from the coding sequence ATGAGTGAACAGAACAGCGTACCTGGGCCAGAGAAGCGGGGGATACGGGGCCGCATACGCATGCGGACTGTTATCCAGCTCGTCGTCGGCGTCGCCATTCTGCTTTGGCTGCTTCAACTAGCAAACATCGGCGAAACCTTCAATGCTATACTGCAAGCTAACCTCCTCTATCTCATGGGCGCCGCAGTCTGCTTCATCTTAGCTTCTGCCCTAGTTGGCCTTGCCCTCTATGTTCCCCTAAAAGAATCAAACCCCCACGCCTCAATAAGCAGAGTGGTACTTGCCAGCTTCGGCGGACAATTGCTCAGCGATGTAACACCAGCCCGTTCAGGCTACTTCATAACGCCGGTTTTCGTTAACCGATTAGCCGGCATCCCCGTTGAGCAGGGAATGACTGGGGTTCTGGCAACAGGCAGCATAAACGCCCTGCTTAAGGCAGTGATATGCAGCGTAGGCTTAGGCTACTTCATCACGTTTCTGCCTCTTCCCGCAGCGGTGGTGGATTCCTTGATTGTCGGCATCGCGGTGCTGCTGATTGGGGGGTCGGTGCTGCTTTTGCTTATGTGGGAGAAGCGGATGTCACGGTTTGTTTTGAAGCTTGAGAAGCTGCCCTTAATCGGAAAGAAACTAGGCGTCTTCACAGGCATGTTTGCTGACGTTCAAAAAGAAGGCCAAAAAGTTAAGCGTTCACTTATCGCGGTGGCTCTGCTGATTTTTCTCTCTTTGGCAGTTAACGCTGCTGCCCTGTACCTTATTTTTGGCGGTTTATGGCAAAGTTCCCTTAGTTTGCTTGATTTCTTTCTAATGGCCTGTTTTGCTTCAGCGTTGACGTATGTCCCGATAACTATTGCGGGTTTAGGCGTGCAGGAAACGGGTTATGTGCTTGTGCTTTCGCTTCTGCTGGGGCTTCCGTTAACGGCGGTTGATCCGCGGCTGCTTGCGTTCGCGTTGATAACCCGCGCCTTGTTTACGGGCACAGACATAATTGGGCTGGGTCCACTGATTAAAGTCGGGTTGAAGCCGGATGCGGCTAAAACGTCGCCGCTTTCAGGTTTAAATCGAAAGCTCCCTGATGTTTAA